A single genomic interval of Dromiciops gliroides isolate mDroGli1 chromosome 1, mDroGli1.pri, whole genome shotgun sequence harbors:
- the LOC122747634 gene encoding LOW QUALITY PROTEIN: 40S ribosomal protein S14-like (The sequence of the model RefSeq protein was modified relative to this genomic sequence to represent the inferred CDS: deleted 2 bases in 1 codon): MKVKADRDESSPYAAMLAAQDLAQRCKELGITALHIKLRATGGNRTKIPGPSAQSALRALARPGMKIKRIEDVTPIPSDSTHRKGGRRGRCP, from the exons ATGAAGGTCAAGGCTGACAGAGATGAGTCTTCTCCCTATGCTGCTATGTTGGCCGCACAGGACCTTGCCCAGAGATGTAAAGAACTAGGCATCACTGCCCTTCACATCAAACTTCGGGCCACAGGGGGAAATAGGACTAAGATACCTGGCCCTAGTGCACAGTCAGCCCTGAGAGCCCTGGCACGTCCTGGAATGAAGATCAAGCGGATTGAGGATGTCACTCCA ATCCCCTCTGACAGCACTCACAGAAAGGGTGGTCGCCGTGGTCGCTGTCCGTGA